In Equus caballus isolate H_3958 breed thoroughbred chromosome 26, TB-T2T, whole genome shotgun sequence, the following are encoded in one genomic region:
- the LOC111770790 gene encoding keratin-associated protein 20-2-like has product MSYYYGNYYGGLGYGLGGLGCGYGCFRGLGCGYGAGYSGYGYGCYRPCYYGRYWSSGFY; this is encoded by the coding sequence ATGAGCTACTACTACGGCAACTACTATGGAGGTCTGGGCTACggccttggtggcctgggctgTGGCTATGGCTGCTTCCGAGGTCTGGGCTGTGGCTATGGTGCTGGCTACAGTGGCTATGGATACGGCTGCTACCGCCCATGTTACTATGGAAGATACTGGTCCTCTGGCTTCTACTGA